From the Hemicordylus capensis ecotype Gifberg chromosome 1, rHemCap1.1.pri, whole genome shotgun sequence genome, the window atctgtagGAGAGAAAAGAGTGAAATACTGACCAATTAGCTCAACAATATTACCACAGCTCTGAATTATTGTAAAGTATTATATGGGGCTGGTATATTAATTTAGGAAAAAATATTCCCATTTAAATTTGATAACATTACAAGAAGTTACAGGTAATCAGGTTGGGTTTAGGTTCTCCCCCATGATGCTGAAAAACCTAACAGCCAGCATTTTTAATGGTCAGTGCTTTCCTGGATGATTTTCAGATTCAAATTTCTGTGTACTTTTCACAGAAGTTTCTTCCAGTGCAAGATTTGCTTACATAAAAACTGCATCAGCTCCAGGACATTTTTATATCTTTTATAAATCACAAGTAATCACAAAATTTCAGGAATATAACTGCAAGGAAAGTGGTTTCTCACATTGTTCCATTGTGTTCTACAAATGGGCATTAAGCATATTTTCAAATCAAACCAAGTCTTTCACAGCCCGAACTATCTTAAACCCTAATTACAGAAACTAACAGAATTATATTGCAATATGTAGTCCAAATGCACATGTAAATATCTTTCCTTGCAACTGCAATCATTTGCCATAATGAACTCCACATTTAACAAGAACTGATCTAAATTTCTATTCTGCATTCTTGATTCTTACCTTCTACTTTAGCCAATCAACCACAAGGAAGAGCTTGTACAGTATTACATATTGCACTGCCTTTACTGAGTAATTCATTTGGGAATTAGTGATGATGTTGTAAATTtagaaaaggagggggaagatgaaaaagatttataaaattatgaacaTATGGAGAGCGTGTTTCTTCCTCTTTCTAATTAGACCTTGAATCCACCCAATGAAATTTGATTGGCAGTACAtttaggacagactaaagaaagTGTTTCTTCCCACAGAGATTAATGAAATTATTTTGGGAAGTCATTAGCACAGGATATAAGGGAGGCTATAAAAAAAGAGTAAAACAAATTTAGAGGACAGCTCTCTCATTAGCTATTAGCCATGAAAGCTAAATGAAAtctccatgtgcagaggcagtatacctctgaataccagagtCTGGGAACAGGTGGGACAGCTATCATCTTTGTTTGCTCCCAGGGACATATCACCAGCTGCTgtaaatgctggactagatagaccttggtctGCTGGTAATTCTTATGCTCTGATAGCCTGGTGACCAACCACTGAGAAGTACTGTTTCGTACATAACTACAATGGAGGAAAATGCCCAAGTAAACCATCAATTTTCTGAGAACAAAAAATACCAACTAGTTTACTCACATGTACTGACTGACCAGTCTTTTCCACAATAAATATTTGGACTATGTACTTGTAGCGATCAAAGCCCTGATCCTTAACAGCTGCTAGTATATCTTCTGAGAGGGTTGTACACATGAAAGCACCATTGAAACCAATATATTTGAAATCTTGAAGTTTATtctattaaaagttaaaaaatatgGTTGCCAATATTCATGTAAATAAACTGTTTATAagctttattttaatatttaaatatacTCATTGTTGATAAATCTTTTTTCAGTTAAGATGTGTGTTTTTTCTCCACACATCTAAACAATAGAGTATCTCTCAGTTTAGGGCTAGTTTATTAGAAAACGAAGACATTCAATCCTGAATATTTTTACTtctttccattgatttcaattagaCTAACCTAAGCAAAGTTAGAAGCTACTGCAGATTATGAAACACCTACATTAATTTTCAGAATTAAAAATGCTTAGGAGATATTATTTTGTGGAATTTTAGGACATATCTATAGTGCAAATGTACATTGGCTTTATACCACTTTAAACCTGGAAATTATAGTTCAGAGAGCATAAGGAATTTTGAGACCTCAAGCCCATCCACACAAAACTACAATTCTTaagccttcttcttctttgctataaatgctaaactagatggacctacaTCTGATACATCAAAGTAATTCTTATGCTCTGATAGCCTGATGACTGGCCAGTGGCCACTGAGAAATGCTGTACAGCATCCCCAACCACGTGCTTGCAAGCCCCACTCATGTGGTACTGAACTCTAAGGCCCCACCTTCCCACTATCCATGGTTGCAGCACATGTTTATGGAGGCAAACGTTGTGCTTGTGAAGCAATTCTTTCTGTGATCAGAGCACTAGGCACCTCAGTGTCTCACCTCAGTATCATGGGCAGGATATctccacaagtacagcatttgtctgtgcAAACACTGTAATCATGGAGAGTGGGGGCTCCAGAATGCATCAGCACATGGGTCGGGTAAGCAAGCACACTTGAGAATACTGGGTGCAAGTACAGCATCCTCAGTTTTGAAAATGCTTGAACAGAGATGTGTTCCCCATGAATAGATCAGGACTCGACAAATTCCAGGCGCCAGGAAACCATGGCACcaagactaggatattcagaggtagagttatttaataaaatatttatttgtcccaggcaacccCAATTCTGTTCTTTGTAAATTACTTGTAAAGGGACAAACAAAAGTCCATCCTCTCAccctcacccacacacacacacccccacacacaatgcCCATCGCTAAGTCTGGTGATGGGCATTGTCCATTATCTGGCTCCTAGatttttgggctggcttctaAATGCAAAGAAAAACTGTCAAGGCCTGGAATAGGTAATAGCTATTAAATTCAaccacaatcctatgcacacttacctgcaGGTAAGCCATACTGCACACAGTAGgacttatttttatttgtttggttaTTTATtaggtttttatactgcctcattcagatggctctaggcggttcacaaatataaaaacagattaaaaacaaataaataactcattaaaacaaaattaaaaccagtttaaaatcactTCAGTACTTTTTGAGTAAGAATTCACAGGCTATGTATCTGTAGTGTAAATATGCCATTTGCTGGCAAAGTTCAAAGTATGAGGGTGGTGGATCAATTTAAGCCAAAATAATTGGTATGTCAGTATTATCCAGAATGACAAATAAGAATGATGAACAGGCTACCTTCACTATAGTAATCAATAATCAAAACCCAGTGTGTATGAAGAGACAAAGATTTGAGGTACTGGGCAGTTTCCTGTAGCGAATTATAAGATTATGCAGCACAACGTTTAGTAGAAGTATATGCAGAACTGAAGCCCAATTTTGGAAAACAGCAAATGTTTCTTTACCTTTAGGACCTCTTCAGCTTTCTTCCTTACTACATAATCCTGAAATTTTCTATAAGGTTCCATTCTGTATGTGTTGGCATATCTTGGTCTTGCAAAACTAGGCTTGAATGCCATGAGCTCAGTTCTTGTAAACTCCGTGACTGACTCATCATCTCCGTCCATACCTTGACTGTCATGGCTTAAAGTTCTACGTCTCTCTTTTAAAACCTGTGACATCTGGAAAACTCTGATAATTTTAGGAATCATacctaatatttaaaaaaaacccactctcAAATAATCATGTTAGGTGaattattttccattttgtccccaTTCTGAACAGTAAGTTGTTGACAAGGGTTTTTCTTTACCACTTTATCCATCGTTAGTCATAATTAAATCAATGGGTTTCTTATGTGTCATTACATATTTGTGCCAAAATCCTGGTTATTTTAATGGGGCACACTGATAAGgtgatcctaagcatgtttactcaggaggAAGTCCAGAATTCAGTGGTGTttttgtttaggattgcagccttagaaatTAATTCCCAAATCCTATCCCTGGTTGCATCAGGTATGAAGGCTATACAGAGGCCATTCCTGCTTTAGAAAAGCAACAGGTTTTTTAAAGGCCAAATGGTGGCAAACTGAGATGTTTATTCAGAGCTATTGCTTAAAGTGCCACTTTACTGATTACATATTACAGGAAATACTGTGATTCCACACACCTAACCCTGCCTAGGACTAGCCAGCACATAAATAAGGAGTTCATATATGTAATCTAGCAGTGGCACATCAATCCATTTGTTAGTTAGCAAAAAAGCACAACTCCACATTTTGAAACCATAAACGTATATAGTTTTATTGTcatactagtatgtgtaagcccgttgtaataacgggctctagtgggggggcggttcccgctgccgcctcacccgcctcgggcgcactccttgggccgacacctccgccgccgcctcgggcgctctctccgcccgccgtttcttgtggcggcggccgccgccatcggagccagtcgccccgccacggccaccgcctccttggcccgcactcctttggccgaggccgcggctccgccgccgcctcggccgcactctccgcccgccgcttctgctccttttggtctcccgtggcggcggccgccgccatcggggccagtcgcccaccggcggctgggtccaacatggccgcccatctccgcgcatgcccagaacgggcgaaaaagacacgggcggcacggacgcacgcccaaggcttttatgggtaaggataacTTTTCATTCCTCACATATTACAGTTTTCCAGAATTTAAAATTCAGCATATTAAAGCTGGGAAACTCTAGCTGCAATCCTGTACACACTTCCTGAGCAGCATATGCCCCATTGTGTACAATGGGAGTTAGTCTCAGGTAACTGTATAAGATGGAAAACAGAGTACTAACTTCCAAATCTGTTAGGACTTTCTTTctagtaagcatgcataggatagGGGTGTTAGTTTTCAAACAAAATATCAAATGTTACTTATCTATATCCTACCACTCATGTATATGGTGTTTTACAAGAgaaaatgagaaagaaagaaaagcttgcAAATTGCAATCTGAGTTTTGAtaagggaagggagaggaaagaataATGCGTGGAGAGAGTTACATATAGTTTTCTTTATGGGAGAAATAGCAACCAAAACGAACTCGACATAGTACAACATTGGCAATAAAAAGGCAGATCGCTTTTTATAGATTTCCCTGAAGAAAACTGCTTGTTCTAAGCGTCTGCATCATTCTGGAATACATATATCACCTTGCGATTATTTTCGCTTGGTGTTGAGATTTTTATTTGCGTTAGTCGTAGCCCTCTGACTTCCTGCACCGCTCACGGGGTTTttaggatttatttattcttttaattttCTTACAGTAAACTGCTACCCACCCGTGGTCGGCAGCTTGTCATGCATAACAGCGCAAGGAAAGCCTACACACATCATCTCGCTCTCTTATACCGAGCAAGCGCGCTCTTCTGTTCCGTGCGTGCGTGGGAGAGCGCTTAGCGCATGCGTACTTGTGACAGCGCTGTCTTCCCAATCCCACCTACCCGACGGACTGCATCCTTATCATAAATACTCTGTTTCCTTGGCACCGCCGgcgtggtgggggagggggcggcggcagcagcacccgCCACGAGTTTCTTCAGGCGTTTATCCATATCAGATTAGGCTGGGTGGTGAGGAAACCACCTCCACAGCAACCCCGAAGCCCTCCCACCAACCGCTTGATTCGACGGTTGATGAAAGTGCGGAGACGACGTTTTCCGTTACCGGGTGACGTCACTAAGTGCGACAGGAGTAGACGGAAGAAACCTGGAAAGCATGGAGGTAAAGGCCTCTCTAGGGAGACAAAAACGAGGGTAGCGCATGGCctgccttattattatttattcgatttctataccgcccttccaaaattgactcagggcggtttacatagagaagtaataaataaataagatggatccctgtccccaaagggctcacaatctaaaaagattgCCTGGCTTCCGTCTGGCTTTGGTATGCGATGCATGCCTATGTTATACTGAGTGTGGTGTTTGCATTCAGTGAAGCGCTAGCTTTTGAGTGGgtgttgttggaagtgaaggactatgtctcgtctcaaagacagtggaggacagactagtgagtcagagggctagagcgtcaagacattggtcatcccttctctactgctctgacactattcctttggaacgtagattgctactctcaggggacttccttccttctagccactttcctctcttctctttctgttccttctaccttgcaacattcAAGCTTCTCTCTCCTGTAccctgtgtgcagagatgcagaatccatctgcctccagctagctagctagctagatttgagatcctaactcctcacttgcctatctagaatggagttatttaataaatgccatatatattgatttgaaactatgaactggctccaagttactttactctcagcatacacgcatgcctaactaaatccgctgtgttgtgcctctgtgcactctgctgtaatgaaaaaggatttctctaccagagagaattcccaacaggtgtGGGGGCAACTTCAGTGCCCCATTGAGAAAGGGCAGACTGCAGCTTAGACCTCTTCTTAACCCTTTggcgatggataattataggtctCCAACCTACCATGATTGGGTAAGATAATGGAGatggtggtggctaaccagcttcaAGCAGCCTTGTTGTGGGGAACGggttatctaaacccatttcaaactggccttagggcaggctgtggggttgagacagccttggttgacttgatagatgaccttccccaggaatggacagagggagtgtcactctgctggttcttctgggtTTCTCTGCAGCTCTAGATGCCACGATGCtgtccttctggatcacctgagggagttggggataggaggcaatGCTTTGCAGTTGTTCAGCTCCTATCTCTTCAATAGATTTCAGTTGGTGCCACTTTGTGACAATTGCTCTTTAatatgggagctactatatggagtcgcttagggctccattctgtcaccaacacTTTTTTGTATCCACATggaacctctgggtgaggtcataagGGTagttggtgctgggtgctatcaatatgagGATTGCATCCAAATCTCTCTcttcactgattgattgattgatttctatactgcccttccaaaaatggctcagggtggtttacacagaggaataatcctctctaataaaaggcttggtgtccgtccatggacggacaccaagcgtgtgtccgtgcctccctggcctgttctgggcatgcgcggagtgcatgcccagaacagagcaaaggagacacgactgccagcacccggcggccatgttgggcggccagaagtggccgccccgaagaagccaagTAAGTggtggcgggggacactggccaagGCGGCAGCgaagccgccgccttggccagaggacgcagcacggcggagccatggccgaggcctggccgtgctgccgcttacccggcttcttcagggcagccgcttctggccgcccaacatggctgctggacgaggcggcgggggaaactggatgCGGTGGTGGGCCCAGGTagtggtgggcccggccagagccgcgggcggcggtgggcggcgggagggggaatggcagcgggggtccggagcgcacagctccgctagcgcccgttatcaacgggcttaaaaacactagtaactaaataaataagatggattcctgtccccaaagggatcacaatctaaaaagaaacataagatatacacgagcaacagtcactggaggtactgtggtgggggtggatagggtcagttactctcccactgctaaataaagagaatcaccacatcaaaaggtgcctcttcacccagttagcaggggttcatgtcgtcattatcaggaaatggcatctccctgaatgcctgcctgcagacagtaatggactggatgaggggtaataaactgaagatgaatccaagcaagacagaggtgctcattgtgtgggtttgtaataagaacagccctcctggataaggcccaaagcccatctagtacagcatcctatttcacacagtggcccaccagatgcctctgagaagcctagatgcaggagttgagggcatgccctctctcctgctgttactcccctgcaactggtactcagaggtatcttgcctttgaggctggaggtggcctacagtcctccaactagtagccgttgataaacttctcctccatgaagttatacaaacccctcttaaagccatccaggttgtgggctgtcgccacatcttgtggcagagaattccacaaattgattatgcgttgtgtgaaaaaaaacctctgtttgttggtcctaaatttcctggcaatcgatttcatgggaagacccctggttctagtattatgaagaagaatttctctctgtccattttcttcacaccatgcatgattttatagaactctttcatgtctccccacagtcgtcttttttctaaactaaatagccccaggtgttgtagccttgcctcataaggaaggtgctccagagccctgatcatcttggttgcccttttctgcatcttttccagttctacaatgtccttttttagatgtggtgaccagaattgtacacagtactccaggtgtggccgcaccgtcattttgtataagggcattataatattagcagttttattttcaatcccctccctaatgatccctagcatggaattgtcctttttcacagctgccgcacattgagtcgacactttcaactatCTGTCcgccatgatcccaagatccctctcctggtcagtcaccgacagctcaaatcccatcagtgtatacttgaagttcggTTTTTTCATCCCAgggtgcatcactttacacttgccaacactgaactgcatttgcccttttgtcgcccactcacccagtttggagagatccttttggagatcctaacaatctgttttggatttcactacccgaaagagtttggtatctgcaaatttggccaccttgctgcttacccctagttctagatcatttatgaataaattaaaaagcactggtcccagtacagatccctgggggcccccacttcttacttccctccattgtgaaaactctcagtttatccctatgctctgtttcctgtctttcaaccagttagcaatccacacatgtatttgttctcttatcccatgactgctaagttttttcaggttttttttatgaggaactttgtcaaaaactttttggagCTAAATTGTGAAAATtctgatctagcaaaaatatgtaacttgaccCTACATTCTGGGcactgtgccagaggactggaaatatAACTAAATAtaagctaatgtaactcccattttcaaaaagggatccaggggcgatctggaaaattacattcctgttagcttaacttctgtgcctggtgAATTGATGGAAAActacttaaggacaacattgttaaacaaatagaagaacaggccttactgaaggagaaccagcatggcttctacaaggtcaAGTCTttcctcactaacctttttgagttctttgagagtgtcaacaggcatgtggataaagatcaACAtattatacttggacttccaaaaagcctttgacaaagtttcccacctAAGGCTCAAGTAAAttttgcagtcatgggataaggggacatgttcatgtgtggattggtaactagttgaaggacaggaaacagagggtaggaataaatggacagttttcaaaatgcaaggaagtaagaaatggggttccccagggatcggtattgggaccagtgctctttaatttttttacaattgatctaaaagttggggtgaCTTGtcaaatggccaaatttgcagaggacattaaactatttagggtagtgaaatctacaacagattgTGGGGTGGTCCAAACGTctttctccaaactgagtgagtggatgacaaaatggcaaatgtggttcaatgtaagcaagtgtaaagtgatgcatattggggcacaaaaaccaaacttcacatatacactgatggggtctgagctgttggtgactggccaggagagagatgttggggttgtgatggacagtttgttgaaagt encodes:
- the DYNLT2 gene encoding dynein light chain Tctex-type protein 2 isoform X4 — protein: MTSCRPRMSQVLKERRRTLSHDSQGMDGDDESVTEFTRTELMAFKPSFARPRYANTYRMEPYRKFQDYVVRKKAEEVLKNKLQDFKYIGFNGAFMCTTLSEDILAAVKDQGFDRYKYIVQIFIVEKTGQSVHIASRWVWDVARDNWVSVQHETENYVALALIVAGYYE
- the DYNLT2 gene encoding dynein light chain Tctex-type protein 2 isoform X3 — encoded protein: MIPKIIRVFQMSQVLKERRRTLSHDSQGMDGDDESVTEFTRTELMAFKPSFARPRYANTYRMEPYRKFQDYVVRKKAEEVLKNKLQDFKYIGFNGAFMCTTLSEDILAAVKDQGFDRYKYIVQIFIVEKTGQSVHIASRWVWDVARDNWVSVQHETENYVALALIVAGYYE
- the DYNLT2 gene encoding dynein light chain Tctex-type protein 2 isoform X1 — its product is MDKRLKKLVAGAAAAAPSPTTPAVPRKQSIYDKDAVRRMSQVLKERRRTLSHDSQGMDGDDESVTEFTRTELMAFKPSFARPRYANTYRMEPYRKFQDYVVRKKAEEVLKNKLQDFKYIGFNGAFMCTTLSEDILAAVKDQGFDRYKYIVQIFIVEKTGQSVHIASRWVWDVARDNWVSVQHETENYVALALIVAGYYE
- the DYNLT2 gene encoding dynein light chain Tctex-type protein 2 isoform X2 is translated as MHDKLPTTGMIPKIIRVFQMSQVLKERRRTLSHDSQGMDGDDESVTEFTRTELMAFKPSFARPRYANTYRMEPYRKFQDYVVRKKAEEVLKNKLQDFKYIGFNGAFMCTTLSEDILAAVKDQGFDRYKYIVQIFIVEKTGQSVHIASRWVWDVARDNWVSVQHETENYVALALIVAGYYE